The following coding sequences are from one Patescibacteria group bacterium window:
- a CDS encoding UvrD-helicase domain-containing protein, producing the protein MIIYGMKRSKSMAIRYLINADGRPFDTEELKVLRQSLERLDDTKRAEYRNANAAAIAQLIGSNDLIVSGPGTGKSHLFLERIDAWYTNDNDAEVIVTTFVRKLVADLQGDIQQDTKLSTEQKKKITVSTLHRLARSVLEENGGTQEWPFERYIRIIGQSWKTVVWADALALSSVQEDAEYTWSAFEEQLHTAIPKTTGEWKTIHYSYNTLCKFYNAAGFADLITRARDALQENATLIEPSYYIVDEYQDFNEAENQFISRLTQNAKELLIVGDDEQVLYEKLKSGNAALIRGRYKDEKIVNAMLPFCGRCSYHITKAADAFISQSADANRIEKLYLPIKSRDDKPKVQVVACATPSAAIDYLSKFVKDHKLEIEARMKELAEGTKKDAFLLILSPSRGATFLGKDNVGELEKLIAPFRGEGHGFDSDYYRLLAYYSVAKNPNGNFAFRKVMFYENLSPERSVELIEKALANGVHLCDLDDEEIVDINKKCLQVKAILDELSDISKSLNLLSKILGELNKEALLLDLENRPIKEHEIATLEEEADDAAEVSELQAGSMSAVEFLTIVGSKGLSADNVIILGFDNVNMSYTTQNAFYVAVTRAREGLHLLTALQARGASAAHGFLERLPDDNTDFKSYKKTGGVLSDLGSKQGFKDYLGKLVYARNRR; encoded by the coding sequence TTGATTATCTATGGAATGAAAAGGAGCAAATCAATGGCAATAAGATATCTCATTAATGCAGATGGCAGACCCTTCGATACTGAGGAACTCAAGGTGCTTCGTCAGTCCCTTGAAAGGCTTGATGACACAAAACGTGCTGAATATAGGAATGCGAATGCAGCGGCGATAGCCCAATTGATCGGATCAAATGACTTGATTGTGTCGGGTCCAGGAACTGGAAAAAGCCATCTGTTTCTAGAGAGAATCGATGCTTGGTACACGAACGACAACGACGCTGAAGTTATTGTAACAACTTTCGTACGCAAGCTCGTTGCGGATTTACAAGGCGACATACAACAGGACACGAAGCTTTCAACTGAACAAAAGAAGAAAATAACAGTTTCGACACTTCACAGACTAGCTCGAAGCGTTCTAGAAGAAAATGGTGGTACCCAGGAGTGGCCGTTTGAAAGGTATATTCGAATCATTGGTCAATCTTGGAAGACTGTTGTTTGGGCCGATGCCCTTGCTCTTTCATCGGTTCAAGAGGACGCTGAGTACACGTGGAGTGCGTTTGAAGAGCAACTACATACCGCAATTCCAAAGACGACTGGTGAATGGAAGACGATACATTACTCATACAATACTTTGTGCAAATTTTATAACGCTGCTGGCTTCGCTGATCTCATTACTAGAGCACGTGATGCCTTGCAAGAGAACGCAACTCTGATTGAGCCATCTTACTATATCGTGGATGAATATCAGGATTTCAACGAGGCAGAGAATCAGTTCATTAGTCGACTTACGCAGAACGCTAAGGAATTGCTGATTGTCGGAGATGACGAGCAAGTGCTCTATGAGAAACTTAAGTCGGGGAACGCTGCGCTTATTCGAGGACGCTATAAGGACGAGAAGATTGTTAACGCAATGTTACCGTTTTGTGGACGCTGTAGTTATCACATCACTAAAGCTGCAGACGCTTTCATCTCACAGTCTGCGGATGCGAACAGAATTGAGAAGCTCTACCTTCCAATTAAAAGTCGGGACGATAAACCGAAAGTGCAAGTCGTTGCATGTGCTACACCATCAGCAGCGATCGACTACCTTTCGAAATTCGTCAAGGATCATAAACTGGAAATCGAAGCGCGAATGAAAGAGTTAGCCGAAGGAACGAAGAAAGACGCTTTCCTGTTAATTCTTTCGCCGTCGCGTGGCGCAACGTTCTTGGGAAAGGATAACGTTGGAGAACTCGAGAAATTGATTGCACCGTTTCGTGGTGAGGGGCATGGTTTTGACAGTGACTACTATAGACTACTAGCCTACTATTCGGTTGCAAAGAATCCCAACGGGAACTTCGCTTTCAGGAAAGTCATGTTCTATGAGAACCTCTCTCCAGAGAGATCTGTAGAGTTGATTGAAAAGGCATTAGCAAACGGTGTCCATCTTTGCGATCTTGATGACGAAGAAATCGTTGACATTAATAAGAAATGTTTGCAGGTAAAAGCAATCCTGGATGAATTGTCGGATATATCTAAGTCGCTCAATCTACTTAGCAAAATTTTAGGTGAGTTGAACAAAGAGGCACTTCTTCTCGACCTGGAAAATAGACCGATAAAAGAGCATGAAATTGCCACTTTGGAGGAAGAGGCTGATGACGCGGCAGAAGTATCGGAGCTTCAGGCGGGTTCAATGAGTGCTGTTGAATTCCTCACTATAGTTGGGTCCAAAGGGTTGTCGGCAGACAATGTTATCATCTTAGGGTTTGACAATGTGAACATGAGCTACACAACTCAAAATGCTTTCTATGTTGCAGTAACTCGTGCGAGAGAAGGTCTACATTTGTTAACGGCGCTGCAGGCGCGTGGAGCGAGTGCAGCTCACGGCTTCTTGGAGCGACTCCCAGACGATAATACAGATTTCAAGTCTTACAAGAAGACCGGCGGAGTCTTGTCGGATCTTGGGTCAAAGCAGGGGTTTAAGGATTACTTAGGAAAGCTGGTTTATGCGAGGAATAGGCGTTAG
- a CDS encoding peptidoglycan DD-metalloendopeptidase family protein, with amino-acid sequence MKKLLFLVLAIMIAFTSNVYSHDGVPEASTGFRQPLDNYNYSGYHYNEWSDVSGCYHPGSDYNGANTSGDGDLGKDVLAVANGKVVDIVTNASFGLCMTIEHRYYDTTVYSQYAHLQSTLVSEGGNVTKGQHIAELGNSGTSCGTNNAHLHWEIRKKENDDAHTADWWNTSSFQSRTNVKNGYEDATLWCSHHASYEDIQAKFDDVKQRNGGTSTVGSNTNAIHWYGAYLRQDFSGGSYGTCCIMFDPYNQVYNPAATNEAYLLRTGFYSYYINNGGWGARGCPSRDEYTTGDGTNSIQFFVRRVWNATKGGYHDVGIWETQFHYMYYDPTPPQGNDVIEWYSTYATDWVSQTPGGVTTMVQGSSQTFTVHFKNTGTTTWYNNLSAYPYDYISLKSADPSGNTAVSLLNNPYNGNLGWLNDQTPCTMQEASVAPNGTATFTFTGMVAPDRQLGLMDVYFRPSHSLAGLLDGWDGMHFQVNVVAAPTTPLTYMTGPAPDATIAGMIASRKTTPLNNKNPYGFWQSPQQVSGGFNATYWWYDYSTTEAYMPDYTSRICYVSVATGQPGAIVHDVYGAARQSFYVGWWPWDHWAHMGWNCGACPNPAGTQVTNQGGPYSCLGMPITNLYRPTPNEGYGRQDFQRGYIINGVIYCYDHITAFTPGWTASGWNQFWSYAITDCYDRYGAAAGLGHATQLVNENWDGTGYKIQPFDGGIYGSIMLVYNPNGPSEAYGVSGSFLYAYTMALDGSGVRISTRIGSPTEAFSGNRQQFQSGYMTINYGTNETFVYLNDNTEIWNSQTGAHLGKVAQTALPSVFAVGQNYPNPFNPATTIAYTLPSATHVTLDVYNILGQRVVTLVDEQQTAGEHTATWDANPYSSGVYFYRLQAGEATETKKMLLLK; translated from the coding sequence ATGAAGAAATTGTTGTTCTTGGTGTTGGCGATAATGATTGCTTTCACAAGCAATGTTTATAGCCACGATGGAGTTCCTGAAGCTAGTACAGGCTTCAGGCAACCGCTAGATAACTACAATTATAGTGGTTATCACTACAATGAGTGGTCAGACGTATCAGGGTGTTACCATCCCGGTTCTGACTACAACGGTGCAAATACTTCTGGGGATGGAGACCTCGGCAAGGACGTACTTGCAGTAGCAAATGGTAAAGTTGTTGACATAGTAACCAATGCCTCTTTTGGGCTCTGCATGACTATTGAGCATAGATACTACGATACAACTGTTTACAGTCAGTATGCCCATCTCCAAAGTACGTTGGTCTCGGAAGGTGGTAACGTTACAAAGGGGCAGCATATTGCCGAACTAGGCAATTCTGGTACATCTTGTGGCACCAACAACGCACACTTACATTGGGAGATTAGAAAAAAGGAGAATGATGACGCGCACACCGCTGATTGGTGGAACACGTCATCATTTCAGTCGAGAACCAATGTAAAGAATGGGTACGAAGATGCTACTCTCTGGTGTTCTCATCACGCGTCATACGAAGATATTCAAGCCAAATTCGATGACGTGAAGCAGAGGAACGGTGGCACCTCAACGGTTGGGTCTAACACCAACGCTATACACTGGTATGGTGCCTACTTGCGGCAGGACTTCTCTGGTGGTTCATATGGTACCTGCTGCATCATGTTCGACCCGTACAACCAGGTGTATAACCCAGCTGCGACGAACGAAGCATACCTGCTCCGTACCGGCTTCTACAGCTACTACATCAACAATGGCGGATGGGGAGCAAGAGGTTGCCCCTCCCGTGACGAGTACACCACCGGGGACGGAACGAATTCCATCCAGTTCTTTGTTCGACGCGTCTGGAATGCAACGAAGGGTGGGTATCATGATGTGGGTATATGGGAAACCCAGTTCCACTATATGTACTACGACCCGACGCCACCGCAAGGGAACGACGTCATCGAGTGGTACTCGACCTACGCCACAGACTGGGTCTCCCAAACTCCGGGCGGCGTGACGACCATGGTCCAAGGTTCCAGCCAGACGTTTACCGTGCACTTCAAGAACACGGGCACGACGACCTGGTACAACAATCTCAGTGCGTACCCGTACGACTACATTTCCCTGAAGTCCGCAGACCCGAGTGGGAACACGGCCGTGAGCCTCCTGAACAACCCGTATAATGGGAACCTCGGCTGGCTCAATGATCAGACCCCCTGCACCATGCAGGAAGCTTCGGTCGCACCCAACGGCACAGCGACTTTTACCTTCACCGGTATGGTGGCCCCTGACCGGCAGTTGGGGCTCATGGACGTGTACTTCCGCCCCTCACATAGTCTTGCAGGTTTGCTTGACGGCTGGGACGGCATGCACTTCCAGGTGAACGTCGTTGCGGCGCCAACCACGCCACTCACGTACATGACTGGCCCCGCACCAGATGCGACGATTGCAGGGATGATTGCGAGTAGGAAAACCACCCCGCTGAACAACAAAAACCCGTACGGCTTCTGGCAGAGCCCGCAGCAAGTGAGCGGCGGGTTCAATGCCACGTACTGGTGGTACGACTACAGTACAACCGAGGCGTACATGCCAGACTACACCTCGAGAATCTGCTACGTCTCCGTTGCCACGGGTCAACCCGGTGCAATCGTCCACGACGTGTACGGGGCTGCCCGGCAGTCCTTCTACGTGGGCTGGTGGCCGTGGGATCACTGGGCGCACATGGGCTGGAACTGCGGTGCCTGTCCGAATCCGGCCGGTACCCAAGTAACTAACCAGGGCGGGCCCTACTCCTGCCTGGGCATGCCCATTACCAATTTGTACCGACCCACGCCGAACGAGGGCTACGGACGTCAGGACTTTCAGCGTGGGTACATCATCAACGGCGTGATTTACTGCTACGACCACATCACGGCGTTCACCCCCGGCTGGACCGCGAGCGGTTGGAACCAGTTCTGGTCGTACGCCATCACGGACTGCTACGACCGCTACGGTGCTGCGGCTGGTCTGGGTCACGCGACGCAACTGGTGAACGAGAACTGGGACGGCACGGGCTACAAAATCCAGCCGTTCGACGGCGGGATTTACGGGTCTATCATGCTCGTGTACAACCCCAACGGGCCGAGTGAGGCGTACGGTGTTTCCGGCAGCTTCCTGTATGCGTACACCATGGCCCTCGACGGCAGCGGGGTCCGCATCTCCACGCGGATTGGTTCGCCCACCGAAGCTTTCTCCGGCAACCGGCAGCAGTTCCAGTCTGGGTACATGACCATTAACTACGGGACGAACGAGACCTTTGTGTACCTGAACGACAACACCGAAATCTGGAACAGCCAGACCGGCGCGCACCTGGGTAAAGTCGCGCAGACAGCGCTCCCGAGTGTGTTCGCTGTTGGGCAGAACTACCCGAACCCATTCAACCCGGCAACAACAATTGCCTATACTCTCCCGAGCGCCACGCACGTAACCCTGGATGTGTATAACATCCTCGGCCAACGTGTAGTAACGCTTGTGGATGAACAGCAAACAGCGGGTGAGCATACCGCTACTTGGGATGCTAACCCCTACTCTTCCGGTGTGTACTTCTACCGCCTCCAGGCTGGAGAAGCCACGGAGACGAAAAAGATGCTCTTACTGAAGTAA
- the metK gene encoding methionine adenosyltransferase, with amino-acid sequence MPTGTHIFTSESVTEGHPDKVCDQISDAIYDAMVKQDPDTHAGIECFATTGLVMVGGEARTTAYVDIQDVVRKTLHRIGYDSPDFGFCYKDIGVISTLHEQSPDIAQGVDEGAGEFKEQGAGDQGLMFGYASDETPEFMPLPISLAHKLARKLAEVRKDGTLPYLRPDGKTQVSIEYVDGKPTRVVTVVVAAHHAEDVDMAKLRKDITELVIKPILGTWYKPETKTFINSTGKFVLGGPPADAGLTGRKIIVDTYGGSAPHGGGCFSGKCITKVDRSAAYAARYIAKNVVAAGLAKRCLVQLAYSIGVAEPVSIMLETYGTGTQTDEVLAKLVAQHFPIKPADIIAQLNLKQAIYEPTAAYGHFGRTDVQFPWEKLDKVEVLKKHVV; translated from the coding sequence ATGCCTACAGGTACGCATATCTTCACCTCCGAGTCAGTCACCGAAGGTCACCCAGACAAAGTGTGTGACCAGATTTCCGACGCGATTTACGATGCGATGGTCAAGCAAGATCCAGACACGCATGCGGGCATTGAGTGCTTTGCCACAACCGGTTTGGTCATGGTTGGCGGAGAAGCGCGCACCACAGCCTACGTGGACATTCAAGACGTGGTGCGGAAGACGTTGCACCGCATTGGGTATGATAGTCCGGATTTTGGATTTTGCTATAAAGACATTGGCGTGATCAGTACTTTGCACGAACAGTCTCCAGATATTGCCCAAGGTGTGGACGAGGGTGCAGGTGAATTCAAAGAGCAGGGAGCAGGGGATCAAGGGCTGATGTTTGGGTATGCGAGTGATGAGACACCAGAATTCATGCCCTTGCCTATTTCGTTGGCGCACAAGCTGGCGCGGAAACTTGCGGAAGTTCGAAAAGATGGGACACTGCCATACCTCCGACCAGATGGGAAAACTCAGGTGAGCATTGAGTACGTGGATGGGAAACCCACCCGCGTGGTCACCGTCGTCGTGGCTGCGCATCATGCCGAAGATGTGGACATGGCCAAGTTGCGGAAAGATATTACTGAGTTGGTTATCAAACCTATTCTGGGTACCTGGTATAAGCCGGAAACGAAGACGTTCATTAATTCCACAGGGAAGTTTGTCCTGGGTGGTCCACCAGCTGATGCGGGACTCACAGGCCGAAAAATTATTGTGGATACCTATGGCGGGTCTGCGCCGCACGGGGGTGGGTGCTTCTCCGGTAAGTGCATTACCAAAGTTGATCGAAGTGCAGCCTACGCTGCCCGGTACATTGCCAAGAATGTTGTGGCCGCTGGTCTGGCCAAGCGCTGCTTAGTGCAGCTGGCGTACTCCATTGGCGTGGCTGAACCGGTTTCTATCATGCTGGAAACCTACGGCACAGGGACACAGACCGACGAAGTCTTGGCAAAACTGGTTGCGCAGCACTTTCCCATCAAACCTGCAGACATCATTGCTCAGCTGAACCTGAAGCAGGCGATATATGAGCCGACTGCAGCGTATGGTCACTTTGGTCGCACGGACGTCCAATTCCCTTGGGAAAAGCTGGATAAGGTGGAAGTGCTGAAAAAGCACGTCGTATAG
- a CDS encoding protein-L-isoaspartate(D-aspartate) O-methyltransferase: MAHLVEDLIHKGALSSEPVIAAFRKVRRQDFVHQDMLLHATEDTPLPIAHGQTISQPSTVATMLELLHVQPGDRVLEVGCGSGWLTALLAELVGSSGFVYAIDIIPQLVDLTMEHLEKYKFTNVEVKWGNGWEGNVTHAPYNRIIVSAGAVETPSVLVDQLARGGRLVVPVGGDVQDLVVVEKRSDGKVDTEKFPGYQFVPLVGEVTPISIK, translated from the coding sequence ATGGCCCACTTAGTTGAAGATCTCATACACAAAGGCGCACTTTCTTCCGAACCGGTGATTGCCGCGTTTCGGAAAGTTCGACGACAAGATTTTGTGCACCAAGATATGCTTCTACATGCCACGGAAGATACGCCCTTACCCATTGCGCATGGACAAACTATTTCCCAACCAAGTACTGTAGCGACGATGCTTGAATTGCTACACGTACAACCTGGCGACCGGGTTCTCGAAGTTGGTTGTGGGTCTGGATGGCTGACTGCTCTACTCGCTGAGCTGGTAGGCTCTTCAGGTTTTGTCTACGCCATTGATATTATCCCGCAGCTGGTTGACTTGACGATGGAACATTTAGAGAAGTACAAGTTTACCAACGTGGAAGTGAAGTGGGGGAATGGGTGGGAAGGGAATGTGACCCATGCACCCTACAATCGGATTATTGTTTCCGCCGGCGCGGTTGAAACCCCCAGTGTATTGGTTGACCAGCTAGCACGCGGTGGTCGACTGGTCGTTCCTGTGGGTGGGGATGTACAAGATTTAGTTGTCGTTGAGAAACGGAGTGACGGGAAAGTGGATACGGAGAAGTTTCCTGGTTACCAATTCGTTCCTCTGGTTGGCGAAGTGACGCCAATCAGCATCAAGTGA
- a CDS encoding sugar phosphate nucleotidyltransferase produces MYAVLLAGGGGTRLWPVSRTNNPKQFQPFLGSKTLIRATYQRLRKGFPVERIYVSTNELQRKLIARQLPSVPLRNYIVEPAKRDTAPAIGLVATVLAKQDPKAVFVTANVDHYIEKEAAYHQALRAAGKVVQKHPDTIALLGVNPTYPETGYGYIKMGRPAFRIGKQEVFHVDRFVEKPDFATAQKYLKRWEYLWNPAMFVWRASTLLHLFQKHLPQHAKILHRIGAAVGTPQERSVIRKDFPSLKPISIDYGIIEKTKDMLVLPVDLGWADVGHWRTVRDVLRGSPKANVLRGTHIGTAENCLIYGYTKRIIATAGLKDMIIVDTEDALLVCPADKAQDVKQIVDELKAKKLKRLL; encoded by the coding sequence ATGTACGCTGTCCTCTTAGCGGGTGGTGGTGGCACACGGCTCTGGCCTGTGTCTCGTACCAATAATCCAAAGCAGTTTCAACCCTTCTTGGGTTCTAAGACATTGATCCGGGCAACCTACCAGCGCCTGCGCAAGGGTTTTCCGGTGGAGCGAATCTACGTATCAACGAATGAGCTGCAACGAAAGCTCATTGCTCGGCAACTCCCCAGCGTTCCACTGCGGAACTACATTGTCGAACCTGCGAAGCGGGACACCGCGCCAGCCATTGGTTTGGTGGCAACCGTCCTTGCGAAGCAAGACCCAAAGGCAGTTTTTGTTACTGCGAATGTGGATCACTACATTGAGAAAGAAGCAGCCTACCACCAAGCACTGCGTGCTGCTGGAAAGGTTGTACAGAAACATCCAGATACCATTGCACTTCTCGGTGTGAATCCAACATACCCGGAGACTGGGTATGGATACATAAAAATGGGCCGTCCCGCATTCCGAATCGGCAAACAGGAAGTTTTTCACGTCGATCGCTTTGTGGAAAAACCAGATTTCGCCACGGCCCAAAAGTACCTGAAGCGCTGGGAGTACTTGTGGAATCCAGCCATGTTTGTGTGGCGTGCCAGCACCTTGCTTCACCTTTTCCAAAAGCACTTACCTCAGCACGCAAAGATTTTGCATCGTATTGGCGCTGCGGTGGGCACACCTCAAGAGCGATCAGTCATTCGTAAAGACTTCCCAAGCCTCAAGCCAATTTCCATTGACTACGGGATTATTGAAAAAACCAAAGACATGCTGGTGTTGCCGGTGGATTTGGGTTGGGCGGATGTTGGGCACTGGCGCACGGTGCGAGATGTGCTTCGGGGTTCACCCAAAGCGAACGTTCTTCGCGGCACGCACATTGGCACCGCAGAAAATTGTTTGATCTACGGATACACCAAGCGGATTATTGCCACCGCCGGTTTGAAAGATATGATCATTGTTGATACCGAGGATGCGCTGCTGGTTTGCCCGGCTGACAAGGCGCAGGATGTGAAGCAGATTGTGGATGAACTCAAAGCGAAGAAATTGAAGCGCCTGCTATGA
- the mltG gene encoding endolytic transglycosylase MltG, with protein sequence MKKLWWLLLALPFLFLVIFIVWFGQATSGEGPLQSPQQVTITAGQGVNAIAADLSAKTVIGSDLAFKISVVLEGARNSFIPGEYTIPAKANIRKVIEILISTPEAEEVSVRIQEGWTAREIGDALEKAGVLSADAFVTAVSTPDSRTIAPDRTYDFLRDKPATANLEGYLFPDTYKFFKDATAKHVVQKFLDTFASKVSATILSDIRSQGRTVFDVVTLASIVDKEVRTDADRRIAAGVFWTRLAHGIALQSDATVNYVTGKQALQPTNIDLSTASPYNTYQNRGLPPGPIGNPSFSAIRATANPQDSDYLYFLTKPDGTTVFSKTYEEHLANKRKYLQ encoded by the coding sequence ATGAAGAAACTCTGGTGGCTTCTCCTTGCTCTGCCCTTTCTCTTTCTTGTTATTTTCATTGTGTGGTTTGGGCAGGCGACGTCTGGAGAGGGTCCGCTGCAGAGCCCACAGCAAGTAACCATCACCGCTGGTCAAGGGGTGAATGCCATTGCCGCAGACCTCTCCGCAAAAACCGTGATTGGTTCTGATCTAGCATTCAAGATCAGTGTTGTGCTGGAAGGCGCACGCAACTCTTTTATTCCGGGAGAGTACACCATCCCTGCCAAGGCGAATATCCGAAAAGTCATTGAAATTCTCATCAGCACGCCGGAAGCAGAAGAAGTGAGTGTACGGATTCAAGAAGGCTGGACTGCCAGGGAAATTGGGGATGCTCTGGAAAAAGCGGGTGTGCTTTCGGCTGACGCATTTGTTACTGCTGTCAGCACCCCGGATTCCCGTACCATTGCGCCAGACCGAACCTACGATTTTTTACGCGATAAGCCAGCAACTGCAAACTTGGAAGGGTACTTGTTTCCTGACACGTACAAATTTTTCAAAGATGCAACGGCGAAGCACGTTGTGCAGAAGTTCTTGGATACCTTTGCATCGAAAGTCTCGGCAACGATTCTTTCTGATATTCGTAGCCAAGGGCGAACCGTCTTCGATGTCGTAACCCTAGCAAGTATTGTGGATAAAGAAGTTCGGACTGACGCAGACCGTCGCATTGCCGCTGGGGTTTTCTGGACACGCCTGGCGCATGGCATTGCTTTGCAGTCTGACGCAACGGTGAACTACGTGACTGGGAAGCAAGCCCTCCAGCCAACGAATATCGATCTGAGTACAGCTTCACCGTACAACACGTACCAGAATCGCGGCCTGCCCCCAGGGCCAATTGGCAACCCAAGTTTTTCCGCTATCCGCGCAACCGCGAACCCCCAAGATTCAGACTACCTCTACTTCCTCACCAAGCCAGACGGCACCACGGTCTTCAGCAAAACCTACGAAGAGCACCTGGCCAATAAGCGGAAGTACTTACAGTAG
- the pyrH gene encoding UMP kinase — translation MSKTPIVISLGGSLVVPDELNVRFLKKFRALILQLVKRGQRFILIVGGGKVARRYQAAARQVTKLTPDDLDWLGIHATRLNAHLLRTLFRDYAHAQIITSKEKINSRIRSKIIVAAGFRPGSSTDYDAVLLAKAFGAQTILNLSNIDYVYDADPRKHPNAKPLKQLDWRTFTKLVGTTWDPGANVPFDPVASKWAAKWGMQVVITRGTDFANLRAWLGQGKGKGTVIQGKR, via the coding sequence ATGTCCAAAACCCCAATTGTCATTTCGCTTGGTGGCTCGCTGGTTGTACCAGATGAGCTGAACGTCCGCTTTTTGAAAAAGTTTCGTGCGCTCATTTTGCAATTAGTGAAGCGAGGACAACGGTTCATCCTCATCGTTGGCGGAGGGAAAGTCGCCCGGCGGTACCAAGCAGCTGCCAGGCAGGTGACCAAGCTCACCCCAGATGACTTGGACTGGCTGGGTATCCACGCCACACGATTGAACGCTCACCTCTTGCGGACGTTGTTCCGGGATTACGCACATGCGCAAATTATTACCAGCAAAGAGAAGATCAATTCGCGTATCCGATCGAAGATTATAGTGGCTGCAGGATTTCGACCCGGTTCATCTACAGACTACGACGCCGTGTTGCTTGCCAAAGCTTTTGGCGCACAGACAATCCTCAACCTTTCGAACATTGACTACGTCTACGACGCTGATCCGCGCAAGCACCCAAACGCCAAGCCACTGAAGCAGCTGGATTGGCGAACCTTTACGAAACTCGTTGGCACCACCTGGGATCCAGGCGCAAACGTACCGTTTGATCCGGTTGCCAGCAAGTGGGCAGCCAAGTGGGGGATGCAGGTGGTCATTACCAGGGGTACGGATTTCGCAAACCTCCGTGCTTGGTTGGGGCAGGGGAAAGGGAAGGGGACGGTTATTCAAGGAAAGCGGTAG
- the rplJ gene encoding 50S ribosomal protein L10 gives MAKSKQQKQATVAGLEAQIDGMKSVIFIATDKLTVKEETKLRQQLRAGGVPFSVVKKTLLSRALEAKGIKADGTAPFRGTIAAAFGVADEVQPAALLNSFMKGIKTVKFMGGVLNGQWMTAAQVSSLAKLPSKAELLAKLVGTLQGPTRGFVGVLAGPMRGFIQVLKAKAEKTS, from the coding sequence ATGGCAAAATCTAAACAGCAGAAGCAAGCGACCGTCGCCGGCCTGGAAGCCCAGATTGACGGCATGAAGTCCGTGATTTTTATCGCCACGGATAAGCTTACGGTCAAGGAAGAAACCAAGCTCCGGCAGCAACTCCGTGCGGGTGGTGTGCCGTTCTCCGTGGTGAAGAAAACCCTGCTCAGCCGTGCATTGGAAGCGAAAGGTATCAAGGCTGATGGTACCGCGCCTTTCCGGGGCACTATTGCTGCAGCCTTCGGTGTCGCTGATGAAGTGCAACCAGCAGCTTTGCTCAACAGTTTCATGAAGGGCATCAAGACCGTGAAATTCATGGGCGGGGTGCTCAATGGTCAGTGGATGACCGCGGCCCAAGTCTCCAGCCTGGCAAAACTCCCCAGCAAAGCTGAACTCTTGGCCAAGTTGGTGGGTACACTGCAAGGTCCAACCCGTGGCTTCGTGGGCGTGCTGGCCGGCCCCATGCGTGGATTTATCCAAGTGCTGAAAGCCAAGGCCGAAAAAACTTCCTAA
- the rplL gene encoding 50S ribosomal protein L7/L12, with protein MSDEKQPVEVPEKFKALVEQIEKLSVLDLSELVKVLEEKFGVSAAAPMMMGAMPAAGAAAGGEAEEKSTFNVELTSAGGSKIAVIKVLREATGKGLKDAKDMADAAPKVVKENASKEEAEDLKKKLEEAGATVTLK; from the coding sequence ATGTCAGACGAAAAACAGCCAGTCGAAGTGCCAGAGAAGTTCAAAGCCCTGGTGGAGCAAATTGAGAAGCTCTCCGTGCTAGATCTCTCTGAGCTTGTGAAAGTGCTCGAAGAGAAGTTCGGGGTTTCCGCCGCCGCGCCCATGATGATGGGTGCCATGCCCGCCGCCGGTGCAGCTGCCGGTGGAGAAGCGGAAGAGAAGTCCACCTTCAACGTGGAACTCACCAGCGCTGGTGGCAGCAAGATTGCGGTCATCAAAGTCCTGCGCGAAGCAACAGGCAAAGGCCTGAAGGATGCCAAGGACATGGCCGACGCCGCACCAAAAGTGGTGAAGGAAAACGCCAGCAAGGAAGAAGCAGAAGACCTGAAGAAGAAGCTGGAAGAAGCCGGCGCCACCGTTACTTTGAAGTAA